A stretch of Lactuca sativa cultivar Salinas chromosome 6, Lsat_Salinas_v11, whole genome shotgun sequence DNA encodes these proteins:
- the LOC111878281 gene encoding uncharacterized protein LOC111878281, which produces MPIICCFPSLTGRNKKNKEENDNNKIMQVKLQHLEKPVDIKDFDQKSKSKSTFSVDVPFSVPKTSTCNVKVVSHESPVKAQLQEEEEEAYEGEDEYERDYFNSDHHRSCEISICKTPIQEPEEYRDTDIDNHQNNSSDIEMDEDGHLSDPGASKTPFLASPKLKRSCSNLETKRVLPMNRIAPCESFEDLQKLGDGCISPVSVTSNYSADKVILRKCSSSQILPSKSRKLWWKLLLWSHRNLHEPIKGVQNMLLLTNQQGGYSSDLEPNRRLEKSKSKLPKSENINNVGDLRWNSFHQGSGFWPQNQWMAFPAGSPSSSLTRVDEWVQEIPTEPGNKEEEENEITFPPSPENGKAPATSRNNDLPEEIAYANRVIQSLNSSSTVAYISGIGLKVIPTISVFSSLRSVNLSGNSIVHITPGSLPKGLHILDISRNKISAIEGLRELTRLRILDLSYNRISRIGQGLSNCTLIKELYLAGNKISNVEGLHRLRKLTIVDLSFNKITTSKALGQLVANYNSLQALNLLGNPSQSNMSDDQMRKTLCGLLPKLAYLNKQPVNPQKAREVAREAVVKAALGNGSLSGRRRSVKRIGSVGSSSSFSRHRGGGGGGGGQKGSGRHGVKPSRGRHRSIK; this is translated from the exons ATGCCGATTATCTGTTGCTTTCCTTCGTTAACAGGGAGGAATAAGAAAAACAAG GAGGAGaatgataataataaaattatgCAAGTGAAATTACAACACTTGGAGAAGCCTGTAGATATAAAGgattttgaccaaaagtcaaagtcaaagtcaactttcagtgtAGATGTACCCTTCTCTGTACCAAAGACTTCAACCTGCAACGTGAAGGTTGTCAGCCATGAAAGCCCTGTAAAAGCTCagcttcaagaagaagaagaagaagcatatGAAGGGGAAGATGAATACGAAAGGGATTATTTTAACTCCGATCACCATCGCAGCTGCGAAATTTCCATCTGTAAAACGCCGATTCAAGAACCAGAAGAATACAGAGACACGGATATCGATAATCATCAAAACAATTCATCGGATATAGAGATGGATGAAGATGGACATTTAAGTGATCCTGGAGCTTCTAAAACGCCATTTTTAGCGTCTCCGAAGCTGAAACGATCGTGTTCGAATCTAGAAACGAAAAGGGTATTGCCGATGAATCGGATCGCTCCTTGCGAGTCGTTTGAAGATTTGCAGAAATTGGGAGACGGTTGTATAAGTCCTGTTTCGGTAACGAGTAATTACAGCGCAGATAAAGTGATTTTACGAAAGTGTTCTTCAAGTCAGATCTTACCATCGAAAAGCAGAAAGCTATGGTGGAAGTTGTTATTATGGAGTCACCGGAATCTTCATGAACCGATTAAAGGCGTTCAAAACATGCTTCTCCTAACCAACCAACAAGGTGGATACTCATCGGATCTGGAACCAAACAGACGACTcgaaaagtcaaaatcaaagctTCCAAAATCAGAAAATATCAACAACGTCGGAGATCTCCGGTGGAATTCGTTTCATCAAGGCTCTGGTTTCTGGCCGCAGAACCAGTGGATGGCGTTTCCGGCGGGATCACCATCATCGTCATTGACGAGAGTAGATGAATGGGTTCAGGAAATTCCAACAGAGCCTGGtaacaaagaagaagaagagaatgaAATTACCTTTCCACCCTCGCCGGAAAACGGAAAAGCACCAGCGACATCCAGAAACAACGATCTTCCTGAAGAGATTGCATATGCGAACAGAGTGATACAGTCTTTAAATTCTTCTTCAACAGTCGCTTACATTTCTGGTATAGGATTAAAAGTGATCCCAACAATTTCCGTATTTTCATCTCTCCGATCAGTCAACTTATCTGGGAATTCAATAG TTCATATAACACCAGGATCCTTACCAAAGGGTCTTCACATTCTTGATATTTCAAGAAACAAGATCAGTGCCATTGAAGGCCTTCGAGAGCTAACACGTTTGAGGATTCTTGATTTGAGCTACAATAGGATTTCACGAATTGGACAAG GGTTATCGAATTGTACATTGATTAAGGAGTTGTACCTTGCGGGAAACAAGATAAGCAATGTGGAGGGGCTACATAGGCTAAGGAAGCTAACGATTGTGGACTTGAGCTTCAACAAAATAACAACATCAAAAGCACTTGGACAACTTGTGGCAAATTATAACTCATTGCAAGCTTTGAATCTATTAGGGAACCCAAGTCAAAGCAATATGAGTGATGATCAAATGAGAAAAACACTTTGTGGGCTTCTTCCAAAACTAGCGTACCTCAACAAACAGCCCGTGAATCCACAAAAGGCGAGGGAAGTTGCTAGAGAAGCTGTTGTGAAAGCTGCACTTGGGAATGGTAGTTTGAGTGGTCGGAGAAGATCTGTGAAGAGAATTGGTAGTGTTGGATCGTCTTCTTCGTTTAGCAGGCATcggggtggtggtggcggtggtggtggtcagAAAGGAAGTGGGCGGCATGGGGTGAAACCATCTAGGGGTCGCCACCGGTCTATAAAGTAA